Part of the Methylophaga nitratireducenticrescens genome is shown below.
CTGAACCAGCAATAAACATTGATTGCCCTAATGCAGCCAGAGGTTCAGCTTTGCCATGACCAAAACGATGCTCTTTATCGGCTGGTTGCAGTGCATGGCGTATGGCAAGTAAATTCACCAACGAGGCGAGCAAGTCCAGACTTGAATCGATAAGGCTAGCCAGAATACTGATGGAATCAGAATGATACCAAGCAGTTAATTTAGCAAAAATAAGTACTAATGCAATAATAACCGATGCATAACTTGCAATTCGCATTAATACCGCATTACTGAAGTGTTGAGGCCGTAACATGTTCTCAGTATAGTGAGACATCACCACAGTGGAAAGCAAAATTGTATTGTATTAGTTAACCATTAATATCCTCACTTTTCGGGAAAAATCATGTCGACCACCATCACTAGTCAGCCGTTTAATGATCAACGTCCTGGCACCTCCGGACTGCGTAAGCGAGTTCGGGTTTTTCAGCAAAAACATTATCTGGAAAACTTTGTACAGGCCATGTTTGACTCTGTTGGCGACACTCAGGAACAAACATTGGTTATTGGCGGTGATGGACGATTTTATAACCAAACAGCCATCCAGACGATTGTCAAAATGGCAGCAGTCAATGGTTTTAAACGACTGATTATCGGCCAGCATGGTCTGCTGTCAACGCCAGCGGCATCCTGTGTCATTCGCAAATACCAGGCATTTGGTGGCGTGATACTCTCTGCCAGCCACAACCCTGCTGGTCAGGAGGGTGATTTTGGTATCAAGTTCAATATCCGTAATGGTGGACCGGCTCCCGAGAGTATTACTGAAGCTATCTATCAAAACAGCCAACATATTTCTTCCTACCAGATATTGGAATGTGCAGATATTTCGTTGACAGAAATAGGTACACAATTTTTACAGGATATGCAGATCGATATTATTGATCCGGTTGCTGATTATGCTGAATTGATGTCTGATATTTTTGATTTCCCGGCGATCAGAGCCCTGCTATGCAATGGTCGTTTCCAAATGCGTTTTGATGCCATGCATGCCATTACGGGCCCTTATGCAAAAGAAATCCTTGAAAAACGTCTGGGTGCAGAAGCTGGTACGGTCATTAATGGTGTTCCACAAGCCGATTTTGCCGGCGGACATCCCGACCCCAATCTAACCTACGCCGCAGAATTGGTGGAGGAACTGTTTGCAGATATTGGCCCGGATTTTGGTGCGGCTTCAGATGGCGATGGCGATCGCAATATGATTCTGGGTCACGGTATATTTGTCACCCCTTCCGACAGTCTGGCTATTCTGGCAGCGAATGCAGAATTAATTCCGGCTTATCAAAAAGGACTTAAAGGCATCGCCCGTTCCATGCCCACCAGTCAGGCCGCTGATCGTGTCGCTCAGGCTTTAAATATCCCCATGCATGAAACACCGACGGGCTGGAAGTTTTTTGGTAACCTTCTTGATGCTGATATGGTAACTATTTGCGGCGAAGAAAGCTTTGGCACCGGCTCTAATCATATCCGTGAAAAGGATGGTTTATGGGCAGTTTTATTCTGGCTGAATATTCTGGCAATCAGACAGCAATCCGTCAGTGAAATTGTGCGTCAGCATTGGCAGAAGTATGGTCGAAATTATTACACGCGCCATGATTATGAAGAAATTCCAATCGAGATAGCCAATCAGTTGATGGAAGGTTTACAACAGCAAATACCTGACTTAGCGGGTCAGTCGCTGAATGGTCATATCGTCGATTATGCGGATAATTTCAGTTATCACGATCCAGTCGACAAAAGCATTGCTGAAAACCAGGGTATTCGCATTGGCTTTACTGATGGTTGCCGTATTATTTTCAGACTCTCCGGCACCGGCACCCAAGGGGCAACGCTAAGGGTGTATATCGAAGCTATTGAGGATAATCCAGATAATTTGTTCGAGGACACCCAAACACGACTGAAAGATTTGATTGAGATTGCTGATAGTCTTGCCAAAATCAAATCGCTTACTGGTCGCAATGCTCCAACTGTTATTACCTAGGTTAACCACAGCGCATGCAAACATTAATTTTAGGTTCCAGCTCCCCTTTTCGTGCTGAACTGCTTGCTAAATTACATTTGAACTTTCTGACGGCTTCACCGGATATTGATGAAAGCCCAAAACCCAATGAAACGCCAGACCAGCTGGTAAGACGACTGGCAGAAAGCAAAGCCCGTAAAATTGCTGAACAGTATCCAGACAGCCTTATTATTGGCTCTGATCAAGTCGCCGTATTGAATGGTCAAGTAATGGGTAAACCAGGAAATCATCTCAAAGCGATTGAACAGCTTTCTGCAGCCTCAGGTAATACCGTTACGTTTATGACCGGACTGGCTTTGTTTAATGCTGCCACAGGTAATATGCAATCCGACGTCGACTATTTTGAAGTGGTTTTCAGAACACTTTCAGCTGAGCAGATTGAGTTTTATCTAACAACTGAACAGCCCTATCAATGCGCTGGAAGTTTTAAATCGGAAGGATTTGGAATCAGTCTGTTTAAGGAATTACGCGGCCGGGATCCTAATAGTTTGGTTGGTTTGCCTTTGATTCGATTGATAGAGCTGCTGGCCAACGAAAATATTGATGTGTTGGTCAGCAGTCCACTTAGAGCCAGTTATTGATTACTTTTTTCAACGTTTTCCAATGCAGCAGCCTGTGCCGCCATATTGTTCATTGCCTGCCCCATCAATTTCCGTGCAGCTTTTGAACGTAAAGATCTGGCCATGCCCTCGACAAGCCCCGGATTAACATCATTAGCGGTTAACAATTCTTTTAGTTCATCAAGTTTAGGGTCGCACGAGTGGAGAATATCATCAGCATTTTGTGTTGCAGCCTTACTGGTTTTATTTGCATTTAAGCGCGATTCCATCATGCATTTGTTATAAGCAGTAATATTATTTGTCATTTGATGAATCGCATTCTGGGGCATATCCCAAGGTGTCAGCATTGACTGTTCTGCCGTTGCCAAAGTACTGAATAATGCCAGTGAGCCCGCTACCAAATAGTGCTTAATCATTACATCCTCTCCAGATATTTATAGTTTTTTTGTTGCCATGCTGAGACTGCGCTTCTTGGGCAAATTATCCCATTCAATGCGAGTACGCTACAATCTGCCATCACTTTAAATTCAGTGACCACTTGTGAGCCTGATTTCTCAAACTTATAACCACATCCCAGATGAACAATAAACAAGATATACGCTTTCAACAGTTGCAACAATGGTTGCAAGGCTTTGTGACCGATAAAAACCATTCGTTAACACCTGCCTCCAGTGATGCCAGCTTTCGACGTTATTTTCGATTACAGCAAATGGATGACAGTTTTATCGTTATGGATTCACCACCCGAGCATGAAGATAACCAGTCATTTATCAAGGTCGCAACCGTATTAGAGCAATTCGGGTTGAATGTTCCGCATATCTATCAACAGGATCTACAGCAGGGGTTTCTAATACTGAGCGATCTGGGTAATACCCCTTACCTTTCACAGCTATCCATTGAAACCGCTGATGAGCTTTATAAAAAAGCCATTGACAGTCTGCTAACCCTGCAGCAGATTCCCTGCGAAAACCAGCCATTGCCTCAATATGATGCCGCATTATTACAACGTGAAATGCTACTGTTTGATGACTGGTTTTTGCAGCGCCATTTGGAATTACATCCACCCGAATGGTTAACTGCAACATTCGAATTTTTGACGCAAAACGCTTTGGAGCAACCTCAGGTTATTGTGCATCGGGATTTTCATTCACGAAATCTGATGTACCTGCAGGGACAAAAACCGGGGATAATTGATTTTCAGGATGCCGTAATTGGCGCCATTAGTTATGACTTGGTTTCATTGTTGCGTGATGTGTATATCCAATGGTCTCCGGCTGAACAACAGCAGTGGGTTGGATATTATATTGAGCAGGCACAACAGTATGGATTGTTAACATTAGAGCAAGCAGAAAAATTTCCTCGCTGGTTTGATTTAATGGGCTTACAACGCCATCTTAAAATACTCGGGATCTTCTGCCGCCTGAATTATCGCGACAATAAACCTAATTATATGAATGATTTAGCATTGACTTTAACTTATGTTTATCAAGTTTGTGAGCGCTATCCAGAGCTACAGAAATTCTATCAATATCTTATTGAACAACCCAAAATTGCGGGTATAAAATGAAAGTAATGATTCTCGCAGCAGGTCGCGGTGAACGGCTTAGACCACTCACCGATCACACACCCAAACCTTTGCTGCATGCTGGTCCAAAACGCTTGATTGAATATCTGATTGATAAGCTGGTCGCTGCTGGGTTTGATAATATTGTGATTAATCATGCTCATCTTGGTGAGCAATTTGAGCCAATATTGGGCAGCGGTGAACGCTACCATGCCCATTTTGAATATTCTGCAGAAGTCGCTGGCGGGCTGGAAACCGCTGGTGGAATAATTCAGGCATTACCACTGTTAGGCAATGAACCTTTTCTGGTGGTAAATGGTGATATCTGGACAGATTTTCCGTTTGATGAACTCGCCAAGATGGATTTAGCTAAAGAGCAACTATGTCACCTGGTTATGGTGAATAATCCTGCGCATAATCCTGCTGGGGATTTTTATCTTGATAGCGATGGTTTGCTATCACTTGATGGTGAACCCAAACTGACCTTCAGTGGTATTGCAATTTATCGACCAGAAATGTTTGCAGAGCATCCAGTTACCAAACTGGCCTTAAAGCCTTTTTTTGTTGAGGCTATGAAGCAGCGAAAAGCGAGCGGGCAACATTATCAGGGTCAGTGGTCTGATATTGGAACGGTCGAGCGCTTAACCGCGTTGGCCAAGCAACTCGGCATTTCAGGCGCAAAGAAACTCCAG
Proteins encoded:
- a CDS encoding alpha-D-glucose phosphate-specific phosphoglucomutase — its product is MMSTTITSQPFNDQRPGTSGLRKRVRVFQQKHYLENFVQAMFDSVGDTQEQTLVIGGDGRFYNQTAIQTIVKMAAVNGFKRLIIGQHGLLSTPAASCVIRKYQAFGGVILSASHNPAGQEGDFGIKFNIRNGGPAPESITEAIYQNSQHISSYQILECADISLTEIGTQFLQDMQIDIIDPVADYAELMSDIFDFPAIRALLCNGRFQMRFDAMHAITGPYAKEILEKRLGAEAGTVINGVPQADFAGGHPDPNLTYAAELVEELFADIGPDFGAASDGDGDRNMILGHGIFVTPSDSLAILAANAELIPAYQKGLKGIARSMPTSQAADRVAQALNIPMHETPTGWKFFGNLLDADMVTICGEESFGTGSNHIREKDGLWAVLFWLNILAIRQQSVSEIVRQHWQKYGRNYYTRHDYEEIPIEIANQLMEGLQQQIPDLAGQSLNGHIVDYADNFSYHDPVDKSIAENQGIRIGFTDGCRIIFRLSGTGTQGATLRVYIEAIEDNPDNLFEDTQTRLKDLIEIADSLAKIKSLTGRNAPTVIT
- the murU gene encoding N-acetylmuramate alpha-1-phosphate uridylyltransferase MurU, whose product is MKVMILAAGRGERLRPLTDHTPKPLLHAGPKRLIEYLIDKLVAAGFDNIVINHAHLGEQFEPILGSGERYHAHFEYSAEVAGGLETAGGIIQALPLLGNEPFLVVNGDIWTDFPFDELAKMDLAKEQLCHLVMVNNPAHNPAGDFYLDSDGLLSLDGEPKLTFSGIAIYRPEMFAEHPVTKLALKPFFVEAMKQRKASGQHYQGQWSDIGTVERLTALAKQLGISGAKKLQ
- a CDS encoding Maf family protein; this translates as MQTLILGSSSPFRAELLAKLHLNFLTASPDIDESPKPNETPDQLVRRLAESKARKIAEQYPDSLIIGSDQVAVLNGQVMGKPGNHLKAIEQLSAASGNTVTFMTGLALFNAATGNMQSDVDYFEVVFRTLSAEQIEFYLTTEQPYQCAGSFKSEGFGISLFKELRGRDPNSLVGLPLIRLIELLANENIDVLVSSPLRASY
- a CDS encoding aminoglycoside phosphotransferase family protein, with product MNNKQDIRFQQLQQWLQGFVTDKNHSLTPASSDASFRRYFRLQQMDDSFIVMDSPPEHEDNQSFIKVATVLEQFGLNVPHIYQQDLQQGFLILSDLGNTPYLSQLSIETADELYKKAIDSLLTLQQIPCENQPLPQYDAALLQREMLLFDDWFLQRHLELHPPEWLTATFEFLTQNALEQPQVIVHRDFHSRNLMYLQGQKPGIIDFQDAVIGAISYDLVSLLRDVYIQWSPAEQQQWVGYYIEQAQQYGLLTLEQAEKFPRWFDLMGLQRHLKILGIFCRLNYRDNKPNYMNDLALTLTYVYQVCERYPELQKFYQYLIEQPKIAGIK